CTCGGGCTACACCTCGAACTTCTTCAAGCGCCAGATCGTGTTCAAGGAAACCCATTGCGTGGCGCGCGGCGACGAGCACTGCGTCATCGTCGGCAAGCCGGTCGAGGAGTGGGGCGACGACCCCTATCTGGCGTATTTCGATCCCGAGGACGTGGACGGGCTGCTGCGCAAGATGGCGGCCGAGCTCGACGAGTTGCGCGGCCGCCTGCGCACCCAGGTCAGCCCCGGCTGGCTGGTGGGCAGCTCGGCCCCCTTCCGCCACGCCTTCGACCTGCTCAGCAAGGCGGCGCGCAGCCCCATCAACGTGCTCCTGCTCGGCGAGACCGGCGTCGGCAAGGAGCTGTTCGCCCGCTGGCTGCATGAACACAGCGAGCGCGCCGCGCGGCCCTTCGTCGCCATCAACTGTGGCGCCATCCCGCACGAGCTGATCGAGTCGGAGCTGTTCGGCGTGCAGAAGGGCGCGTTCACCGGCGCCCAGCAGTCGCGCCCCGGGCGTTTCGAGCGGGCCGACGGCGGCACCCTGTTCCTCGACGAAGTGGGCGATCTGTCGCCCGCCACCCAGGTGAAGCTGCTGCGCGTGCTCCAGAGCGGCGAGCTGGAGCGTCTCGGCGACCAGCACACGCGCACCGTGGACGTGCGCGTGGTGGCGGCCACCAACGTGGACCTCAAGCAGGCGATCGCGGACGGGCGCTTCCGCGCCGACCTGTATTACCGCCTCGCCACCTATCCGGTCACGATCCCGCCGCTGCGCGAACGCAAGAGCGACATCCCCCTGCTGGTCGCGGCCCTGACGACCAAGTACGTGAAGCGCTACGACAAGCGCATCGAGGGCGTCTCCGACCGCGCCATGGAGACGCTCATGGCCCACGACTGGCCCGGCAACGTGCGCGAGCTGGAGAACCTGGTCGAGCGCGGCGTGCTGCTGGCCCCCGAAGGCGGGCGCATCGAGCTCGAGCACCTGTTCGCCGAACCGCCGGCCCAGGCCGACGTCGGGCTCGACGCCTCCGGCGTGGTCGGCCGCGCCGATGTCGTGCGCCGCGAGCGCACCTGCGAGGCCCTGCTCGACGAGCCCTTCGACCTCAACGCCTTCGAGCGCCGCATGCTCGATCTGGCGGTGGCGCGCGCCGGCGGCAACCTGGCCCGCGCGGCGCGCATGCTGGGCATCACCCGGCGCCAGCTGGACTACCGGCTCAAGCGCGACCGCGCCGATCGCCCGTCCCGGGCCTGAGGCGTGGATCGACCAATTGGTCGACATCCTGGATTCGTTGACCAAATGGTCAAATCCGGGCGCACTGCGTTGTCCCTGAAGAATCGGGAAATCCTCCAGTAATTCAATTGCTTGAATCCTCTGGCACGGCCTCTGCATAAACCAGGCTGAGCGCACCATCAAAAAAATCGATCCGGTGCGCTGGCCGGCGATCCCGCGGGCCCCTGATGGAGGAGATCATTCATGCAAATCGACCTTCGTACCGTAAGCATCGAGCCCCAGCGCAATGCCTACGATCACCTGGTCCGTCGCTTCGGCGACAAACCCGCCTCGCGCTACCAGGAGGGTAGCTACGACCTGCAGGCGGCCGAGAACCTGCACTACCGACCCACCTGGGACCCGGATCAGGCGCTCTACGATCCGGCCATCACCCAGATCGTGATGGCCGACTGGCACGATCTGCGCGATCCGCGCCAGTTCTACTACAACACCTACACCCTCGCCCGGGCGCGGCAGCAGGAGGCCACCGAGGCCAACTTCGCCTTCGTCGAGGCGCGCGGCCTGATCGACCTGATTGACCCGGCGCTGCGCGACACCGCGCTGGCGCTGCTGATGCCGCTGCGCCATGTCGCCTGGGGCGCCAACCAGAACAACACCTTCATCTGCGGCTATGGCTTCGGCGTCACCTTCACCCAGCCGTGCATGTACCACGCGATGGATCATCTGGCCGTCGCCCAGTACCTGTCGCGGCTCGGCCTGCTGCTGGCCGATGCGGGCGCGCTGGAGGCCGGCAAGCAGGCCTGGATGGACGACGCTGCCTGGCAGCCGCTGCGCCGTTACCTGGAGGACAGCATGGCGGTGCGCGACCCCTTCGCGCTGTTCGTGGCGCAGAACGCCGCGCTCGACGGGCTGCTCTACCCGCTGGTGTACGAGCACATCGTGGACGCGGTGTTCTCGGCCCAAGGCGGCAGCGCCCTGGCCATGCTGACCCAGTTCATGAGCGACTGGTTCGGCGAGACGCGCCGCTGGGTCGATGCGGTGCTCAAGGTGGCCGCGGCCGAGTCGGAGGCCAATCGCGCCCAGATCGATCAGTGGCTGGACCACTGGCGCGATCGCGCGGTCGAGGCCCTGGGGCCGGTGGCCGCGCTGGCGCTCGGGGACGGCGCCGCCGAGGCGGTGGACGCACAGGTGAGCGCCTTCAATGCCCGCATGGGCAAGCTCGGCCTCGGCCAGTGAGGGACGCCATGTCGAACGTATTCATCGCCCTGCAGGCCAACGAGGAGACCCGTCCGGTGGTCGAGGCCATTGTCGCGGACAACCCGCTGGCGCGCATCGAGCATCAGCCCGCCATGGTCCGCATCGAGGCCCCGGACCGGCTCACCATCCGGCGCGACACCGTCGAGGCGCAGATCGGACGCGCCTACGACCTGCAGGAACTGCACATCAACCTGATCACCCTGTCGGGCAACGTAGACGAGGACGAGGACACGCTGAGCCTCGTCTGGCACGGCTGAAGGAGGACACCCCCATGGACATGAAAGTCGCCAAGAAGAAACTCGGCCTCAAGGAGCGCTACCGCACCATGACGCGCGACCTGGGCTGGATACCGAGCTGCCAGACGCAGGAGACCCTGTATCCCTACGCCACCTACGAAGGCATCAGGATCCACGACTGGGACAAGTGGGAAGATCCGTTCCGTCTCACCATGGACGCGTACTGGAAATACCAGGCGGAGAAGGAGCGCAAGTACTACGCCATCATCGACGCCCACGCCCAGAACAACGGCCACCTGAACATCACCGACGCGCGCTATCTGACCGCGCTCAAGATCTTCCTGCAGGCCATCAGCCCGGGCGAGTACGCGGCGCACAAGGGCTTCGCCCGGGTCGGGCGGGAATTCCCCGG
The nucleotide sequence above comes from Nitrogeniibacter mangrovi. Encoded proteins:
- a CDS encoding aromatic/alkene monooxygenase hydroxylase subunit beta, whose translation is MQIDLRTVSIEPQRNAYDHLVRRFGDKPASRYQEGSYDLQAAENLHYRPTWDPDQALYDPAITQIVMADWHDLRDPRQFYYNTYTLARARQQEATEANFAFVEARGLIDLIDPALRDTALALLMPLRHVAWGANQNNTFICGYGFGVTFTQPCMYHAMDHLAVAQYLSRLGLLLADAGALEAGKQAWMDDAAWQPLRRYLEDSMAVRDPFALFVAQNAALDGLLYPLVYEHIVDAVFSAQGGSALAMLTQFMSDWFGETRRWVDAVLKVAAAESEANRAQIDQWLDHWRDRAVEALGPVAALALGDGAAEAVDAQVSAFNARMGKLGLGQ
- a CDS encoding sigma-54-dependent Fis family transcriptional regulator produces the protein MAVDPLIEKFNLRSRLRFDLDAGRIWLGENRMLLLHAQSLGALRRELFDTLGATRAKGLLLRMGFLSGQKDAELARKLVGEGDNFDVFRIGPQLHAFEGLVKVKVSDNAAIDWSRRIFRGEAEWEGSWEAESHLQSFGPGDEPACWSLVGYASGYTSNFFKRQIVFKETHCVARGDEHCVIVGKPVEEWGDDPYLAYFDPEDVDGLLRKMAAELDELRGRLRTQVSPGWLVGSSAPFRHAFDLLSKAARSPINVLLLGETGVGKELFARWLHEHSERAARPFVAINCGAIPHELIESELFGVQKGAFTGAQQSRPGRFERADGGTLFLDEVGDLSPATQVKLLRVLQSGELERLGDQHTRTVDVRVVAATNVDLKQAIADGRFRADLYYRLATYPVTIPPLRERKSDIPLLVAALTTKYVKRYDKRIEGVSDRAMETLMAHDWPGNVRELENLVERGVLLAPEGGRIELEHLFAEPPAQADVGLDASGVVGRADVVRRERTCEALLDEPFDLNAFERRMLDLAVARAGGNLARAARMLGITRRQLDYRLKRDRADRPSRA
- a CDS encoding MmoB/DmpM family protein, with the protein product MSNVFIALQANEETRPVVEAIVADNPLARIEHQPAMVRIEAPDRLTIRRDTVEAQIGRAYDLQELHINLITLSGNVDEDEDTLSLVWHG